The following coding sequences lie in one Silene latifolia isolate original U9 population unplaced genomic scaffold, ASM4854445v1 scaffold_178, whole genome shotgun sequence genomic window:
- the LOC141638109 gene encoding uncharacterized protein LOC141638109 — protein sequence MEVEQWEREGLVQYEEDETLIMEEVETEGEPEQDAVVAPPDTEVSKEGSPEMPAEVRPLIQRYKEVFPRELPSGLPPLRGIEHHIDLVPGSVLPNRPAYRSDPTATKELQSQIEELMSKGFVRESLSPCAVPALLVPKKDGTWRMCLDSRAINNITIKYRFPIPRLDDMLDELSGAMIFSKIDLRQGYHQVRIREGDEWKTAFKTKHGLYEWLVMPFGLSNAPSTFMRLMTEVLRPCLGKFAVVYFDDILVYSSRGLRVDRDKVAAIQSWPTPKNGQHKLSHRHAKWVEYLQSFTFSNKYKEGKQNVVADALSRRHSLLSTMGTRVLGFEFMKEMYKKDPDFSEEWITQFEGHRIPGNKYLLQDGFLFQGNKLCVPRGSYRDLLIREIHSGGLGGHFGVQKTLDILQEQFHWPKMMGDLTPSFIAEK from the exons ATGGAAGTAGAGCAGTGGGAGAGGGAAGGTTTGGTTCAGTATGAGGAGGATGAGACCCTGATAATGGAGGAAGTGGAGACTGAAGGAGAACCAGAACAAGATGCAGTTGTGGCCCCCCCTGATACAG aagtaagcaaggaagggagccctgagatgcctgctgaagttaggccattaattcagaggtataaggaagtgtttccaagagagctgcctagtgggttgccaccattgaggggcattgagcaccacattgaccttgttccaggctcagtgcttcccaacaggccagcttatagaagtgatcccactgctaccaaagaattgcagagccaaattgaggaacttatgagcaaaggatttgtcagggaatctctcagtccttgtgcagtccctgctctacttgttccaaagaaagatgggacaTGGAGGATGTGTCTTGACAGCAgagccattaacaacatcactatcaagtacaggttcccaataccaaggttggatgacatgttagatgagctcagtggtgccatgatattctctaaaattgatctcaggcaagggtaccatcaagtcaggataagggaaggagatgagtggaagactgccttcaaaactaagcatggactgtatgaatggcttgtgatgccatttggtctttctaatgcaccaagcacctttatgaggctgatgactgaggtgctaaggccatgtttaggcaaatttgcagtggtctactttgatgatatcttggtttatagcAGCA GGGGATTACGAGTTGATCGGGACAAAGTTGCAGCCATTCAATCATGGCCAACTCCTAA aaatggtcaacacaaattgagtcacaggcatgctaaatgggtggagtacttgcaatcattcaccttttccaacaagtataaagaaggaaaacaaaatgtagtggcagatgcactatcaaggaggcactccttactgtcaactatgggaaccagggtccttggttttgagttcatgaaagagatgtacaagaaagaccctgacttctctgaggagtggatcacacagtttgaagggcataggattccagggaacaaatacttactgcaagatgggtttctattccaagggaacaagctctgtgttccaagGGGTTCCTACAGAGACCTCCTAATCAGAGAGATCCATTCAGGAGGCTTGGGAGGACATTTTGGTGTTCAGAAAACACTGGACATACTACAGGAACAGTTCCATTGGCCAAAAATGATGGGGGAtttgacaccctcatttattgcggaaaagtaa